The stretch of DNA TGTTTATTGCTGACGTCGCCGGCGAAGCGGCAAGGGCTCGCCTGTAACCCTTTAACCGACAAGCCTCTGTTAAACGATCTTTCTGATGTAACATGATGTTATGAATGCTAAAAGATAAATGACACGTGTTAAACGGCGTAATGCACCTGAAggcattataaataattcatgcaAAATAGAGCtttaccattattattattaaaaggcGTAAAAGTGAGAATATACGTTCCGAATGATTTGTCCCTTCGAGTATAAATGTATCACATTACACTTATTCCAACTTCCGAAAGATAAAAGTTGTATAACAATGACATGTCTCGGAAACTTTTATGGAATCCTTCTGTTCCGTTGCTTAAATTCCAGTTTTAACCGactagtaatttttttttcgcgacaGCAGGCGAATTCATTAGCACACGCTTTGCCAAATCGATCGATCCTTGACAACGACATTTCATCAACGATCGTCCTAACTCTGTAGCACTTGTCCCTCGCGGAAAGTCGGCGAAATTCAGACGCACTTGTCGGAAATCCGGGGTGCGCACTTCGGGAGATGGTGTTAAATTCGATTACTTTCATTGTTGGGCTAACCCGGTTATCCCTCCGAGCTGACTAACGTAAAGAGGCGACCGTTCGGGGTCACGTACCTTCTTCTTATCCCTCTTAATCTCGTCCAATCCAGCGACAGCGTTCCCGTCACTTCGTTGCCCGGCCTTAAAGGCGTCCTATTTTCCGTcttttattatacaacatGGATATAAAAATCACTATGGTTCCAATAAAAGCGTGGAATTTTTGCACAATGTACCTTGCCAAGTGACATCATCTCCCTAACATTAATCAACTTTCTCGTTTaccttaaaataaaatatattaattcacatttttattcgttgcaatataataaagtgataaaagagaaaaaggtgAAAACatactaatatatttttttacaaaataaaataaggaTACCAAcgtattttctacaaaaataaattttgacatatGAAATAGaagatttcaaatattcaaaagaatatccttaaaataaaaatttactttatatatattgtataatatgtttaaaataaataaataataaatttcctgTGCAGATGTCAAGCTGGTACGGGAAGATGTGTCGTGGACAAAGCGCATCGAAATCAATGCCAGGCTTGCCGTTTGAAAAAATGCATGCAAATGGGGATGAATAAAGATGGTAAGTGATAGAATGTGTATATTACTACTAcaaatttaaacttaaaacTGGAcaattcaaagaaaataattatataaattaagtgATAGAAATATGATGCATACAATAAGGTATTATGATAAGTCAAACTTCCAACATTCATTAATGAAaggaaataataagaaaaaatggtactaaattataattatgaaaaagccAATTTTTCTACtcaatacaatatatatatacgatgtAACATCACTATTGAGAAATAAGAGTTAAGATTCCGTCATAAAAAATCCGTAGTGCGTAATAAATTTCGTGCATTGACGTGCGCCGTTTTACGGATAAAAATCGCCCGTTGGCGCGTTGTTGTGCGCGATTCGATTCAATCGGAAGGCTCTTCCCCTGCGACATCGAGTTCGGCAATAAGAAAGTTATCAGCGGGACGGCGCTGAGTGCCGCAGGGAGGGCGCGAGGGGAGGAAGAACAAGAGGAAGACGGAGAGACAGGTGCGCGTCCGTGTCTCGCCGGGAGGCATTAAGAGTTGAATCGGAGGCTGTTCGGAACAGCCAGACTTCCGCTCGTACAAGCTCGTCCCGCCTTTATCCAGTTATTTATGTCGCGAACATAAAGGGCCCTCCGCCCGAATTCCACTTCCCCGCCGTTGATTGATTCCGGCATTACGGCCGTACCCACGAAAACGGATAATCCGCCAGATCCATAACTCCAATTCGGCGACAATGCCTTCGGAACTCGCGATGGGATCCCAATACCTTCGGCGACGCTGATCGACGCGGAACGATAGCTACGATGTCATTCTGATCGATTGATCGATCAACTTCTCTTTTGATGCTTGATgagaaaagaattaaaattagattttatctaacaatattattaatcagaAAACGTGATAAACAATTGatagaatatttcaatagcGATTTAAACGTAAAAATGACTGATGTTGATTGACAGTCagtttagtattttttaataaatacattttaatttaaatatcaagaaaaatcGATGACCCTGTAGCTTTATGTaacttaatttcttttttaccgCTCACAAATGTACAGAATTACGTTCTAATGAATATTTTccagataaaataattaagaaagatATAATTGTGTATCAATCTTGCGCTGAGAAACCGCCAAGAGCCGCCAGAAATCCAAAATCAGTAGACAGTTAAATTCTTGCAGTTCTTCGGAGGTTTGCACATTGCTTCTCGAATTTAGCGAGGAAGGTGACTGGAATAATTACGACGAGCTGCACGTGGAAGACACGTTCTCGTGTCACAAGCGCCGAAAGGAGACTCGTGGTGTCCGCCGCGCTTTTAATGGACGCGCGATTAGGGCACTCATTGTCGCCGGCGCGCAATTTTTCCCGGCTACCCTTTTAGCAGCGGCCCGGCACGGGCGCGCAGTAatttcgtaataataaaaagcgtGTCGGCTCGCTTTACCTCCGGCGTGCGGCCTGCTGGGCGGCTTAATGGGGTCCTCTTGCTTCGTCGGACCTCCGTTTCTTCTCTCCCCGTCTCCTTCTCGCTCCGCGTTGCGTCCTCGCGTGTCTCGCACACCAGAAGAGATAAACGCCCCCGTTGTTTCCGTTTAATTTGCATGCACCTCGCTGCGAAAGGCTGTCCCGCTTTTTGTCTCCCCTTTCCTCGACTTTTTCTTCGTCCGTTTAACTGACGAGCGGGGCCCCGTTTGGTCACCGATACGTGCAGGACTTTTTACCACTGGTTTTACTTGATCCTTAGCTTGAATGAACAATGAAATCTTCTTCACAATTTTGCCTTGTAAGAACACTTAAAAAAACCTTCGTtttctcaataattaatacactTCAGCATAAaaccatttctttctttctcaatACTAGGATTAGTTGATTGTCGCTAACAGCCCTTAAAAGCGTGGAGTCTCATTCATGTCTGTGAATATGGTTTCCATTGTTATCCTTCAGTATCCGCCCTTGTAGCATTTCTCGCGCGAATTCTCGCACCAGGATACGTGAACGCCCCACAGACTGTCTCTCTCATTTGCATCGCGGTCGCTCCGCAGGAGAGCACCCTTCCGAGCACTCATCCTGCTCGTCCTTCGTCCTTTCTGGCCGTCTCCGGCGGCGAAGTCGCGAAAGGGGGACGAAGGGGAGACGGCTAAAGGGTTCGTAGACGAACCTCCGCGTGCGCATCGGGCGGTCGCCCGTACGTTGCATACGTTTATTTCCTCCAATTAACCCTTCGGGTTTCGTCGGGGGCCACGCGACCGTCGCTAACGACCGCAGTGTTTACGACGACGAAGAGAACGAGCGCCGTCGCGCCGCGGCGAACCGCACGAGCGTGAGTTCGCAAATGCGCTTGATTGGCTCGCGTGCATAAAAACGACGTTCGCGTTCGCGTCAACCCTTGCGGTCCCGATCGTTTATTTCTACGAGATATTTAcgggatattaaaaaaaaaaaaaagtggtatACGAAGTATCCCCTATTTCATGACACTCTTTTTACCCAGGGATATGCATATTGTGTGAGCAAAAAgggtacatttttttaattaaatcaaataaaaaaaattttaataattaattttgcgatcTTTCTGCGTGGACAGTGAAAAGAGATCCGAAGAGTATTACACGCTTGCTCATTTCGAAAACGACGCAGTTGATTATtctaatgcaatataaatgtCACAATCGTtactattatcattatcaagGTCTTTTTCACAGAATCCTTTCACATTGATGGTCAGTAAAGCTAACCCTCGGGTGGTCGTACGCTGCATGCGTACTGCAAACAATAAGCGTCGCTGGAGTGCCCGTTAAATTCACGCGTGTCAGACACAGACCGCCGGCATGACATAACGTGGCGTTACATGAGCTTGACGAGAGGGCGGCAGACAACCGCGTCGCCGTTCCCTCGTGAATCCGGTCGactaatatttcaataatatctcAATCATCCGCGAATTCGACGGCATCGACGAGCGGCACAATACTTCCATTGTTCGCCAACTACGCCGCCGTTTTCAATATCCTCTCATTCGAGATCGCCGTTTTtctgcacaaaaaaaaaatatccgcgcgacgcgataaatatatatcgcaGTCGAACGCTCTGATTTTTCTCGTTACCAATCAGTCGGAAAAACCATTTggtttttaacaaaatatgagTTTTACTAATATCACGCTGGTTTTATTCACCGCTTTCTTCCACTTTTGTTGCGTAATGGTTGATGTACATAGAGGATACACTTCTCACTTTATATCGCAGTTGCGGCAGAAACGTTGTTGCGCAAAcagttattaacaaaaaaattgatattcgtgaaaaaaatttatgacggaaaatgtaattgtactatttatgaatataattgaTATGTACATATCGTATCGTGACTTATCGCAAAAACTTGCGATAACCGATGACGGCTCGATGATTCATCGATCAGTGAATTTAAGAGGAAATTTTCAATCGTCGCACCTGTAAAAACTTGCTTTACCAATCGGCTATCAAAAACACCTAACCTTATCGCAACTttgctataaatttattatggatGATATGCGATTGCGAATATCAAGAGATTAAAGTGCATTGAAATGCATCTTTTCCtcgagttattaatttataagaaaatattaattttatatattatttgtaaatataaataaataaaaataaatatttataaatataaataaatgtaaaataaatataaatcactCGATTGTTTCAGTTTGTttcgtacaaaataattaagagcTGAAATagtatttgtttatatatagttTTCAATACGATAATagccatatatttttaataacatgaaATCACACAGCTGTTCAAAATGAACGTCAACCGAGGAACACTGCCACTATTAGACCGGAAGCACTCGTCGAGATGGACCAAGAACGAGCGCTGCGCGAAGCCGCTGTGGCCGTAGGCGTCTTCgggtaagtaataataattgatttctcttttttattatacattacaatCCTTTATAATCCCTGATTTTCATTGCTTGATCTATTTATCGCTGCTATATTAAGACGTCTGAGATAAATTATCAAGCATAAAAAACCAATAATTGACAAAAATCGCTGGAAAGAACAGAACGAAAccaaaaaatgcaaaacaaaggactgaataaattttattgagaaTAACATCGCTGAATTATCAATTAACGGCGATTGAGAAATTTCTCGTTTGCACGAATCAATAGTGACGAAGTCTAAAGAGCGAGTTCGAGGCCCTCGGATGTGATTACATCGAAAGGGCAAGAGTGTTGAATGTTGGCGCACACCTGCGAATCGCGCCACAAAGGCTGAACGAAATTTCAACTTAAACATGGTCGATTAGCGATAGGCGACAGTGATAACGATCGATAGTTACCTGCCGACGAGTGCAACGGCAAGAGCAACAAGGGCCGGCGACGTTGTTGGCACGTTTGATCTTGTGCTGCGCACCAGGTTTACCTTTCGCCGTTGTGAGCGACACGCCGAGCGTGATCTATCATGAAAAATTACCTTTGACTAGCAGCCCGAGTAGGCGTAGCGTTTTTCAGGTAACCGGCTGCCCAGGTTGGAACTAATAGAAAATCCATAGAGCGCCAAGGGGTGAACGTTAAAAGCGACGGCCGGCGTCCCGGCGCGGCGTTCTCAGCGAGTTATTACACCGCGCTCGTTACACAAGCGACTTCGTTACACGATCAATGCTTTCGCAATATCAGCTTAGTATTACTCGGATTAAATCAACATCGATCTATTCTCAATTGCACTCTGAAATTTCCGATAAGGttgaaaagttgaaaattaaaagccCCAGACGGAAAAAGAGACTTCGATGAATcatatgtaaattgtaaatttgacaatttgaagatcaatcatattttactcagaatgtgtaaaaaattgtcttttgtgtaattaattaatttaaagaactttgacgaatgtaaaaaaattaataaaaggaCAGAGGCGATTGAGTATGTGTCCATGCGAGAGTTTgcaatttcatatttacataatagagagacagagagagaaagagagaaagtttATGTAATCTATTGCAATGATTCAGCGATAAACGATTCAGTTGTTTTGTTCGATACAACAATCCGATGTGCATCACGGTCGTTTCTACTAAAATAAGCTATTCGATTacgtaaatgtaaaatatctaaatttgcACTGCACAATACGCGTAAAAAATGCGGCatctaaaaactataattatatgtaaataaacttCAACGTGAGATTATtgttacgataaaaaaaaaatcataatttttactgAAATCCAGAAGTGAGGAAAAGAAGATACCGTGCAAATCATAAATTGGAAAAGTAATTTTACCTATCGCTCGCAGCAAAAAATTTGGACAAAGTTTTCTacggaaataataaataatatttattccataTACAATAGCGCGCTAAGAAAAAAGTGGCTATAAACGAGGAACGTTCCTCGTCGCGTGAGCGATCGATCTTGCCTTCTCGACTAGCCGTGTCGTCTTCGGACCGTGGATTATACACTTCGTCGATCACCCTGAAACGCTAACTGGTATTCTTAACCCAGTAATTATCTCGATCATCCGTTCTCTTGAATAAGCAATTTCTTGCGTCGCGTCGTCTGTCACTTACATTTTGTtgcgaaaaatattctatGACCGAATGTATAAatcaatagaaattaatgttttgcaaatacattttttacgaaGTTCAGATCACCGCCGCGTATTTCACGCGATTAAGATAATTGTGACATGAATAAGTAATCACAGATTTTCTAACAGATAATACGAGCCGtttgaatcaatttttcacAACGCATCACGGAACTGAGAATTTCAATGAGAACCGATTTCGCAAGCCCAGATACAGTCTTATACATCGAAATagcaatgaaaattatttacttctcAAACAACACGAAAATACAAAAGAGCTTTACTGATGAACGTCTAGAGAATAGTTTTTACGCGTTTCCACATCTCTTAGATGTTTATGATGTTCGAGTCAAAgcttatagtaaaaaaatggcGCTGCGGTAATAGAAGAATTACCTCCTGATAATAGAAGAGTTGAGTACGGCGTGTATATACGTTCCTTTTGcgcgtacatatatatatatataagagagAGGGTACAATATAcatgtacaaaatatgtatatatacattccACGCGAAACCTCGAGAAAAAAGTCCGTGCCCTTCGCACGATTGTCGAATTTGTCCGATCGGTCGACTAGTAGAATTCAAGCAGGGCCTCGCCGCTGACGATGCTCGCGAAGATCGCTCGAGCTCGATCGCCGGGCGACATCGGCTTGTCGGCACCGTAATGCTTTTTACACGGCTCGTTGTTGTCGGGACACTCGCCGATCTTCTTCTCAATATGCGTCGCTGGGATCGGCTGAGCCGATCTCACGTCGCTCTCGGATTTCACGAGCTTCCGTGCGCTGTCTATGACGTGTTTCGGCAAGTCAATGTCCACCTTGTAGCCTCTCTTCAGGTTCTCCGACTTGGTATGTCTGATGACGGATACCAGGCGCTGCTTGATATCCGCGCTCGCGATCTGCCGCGAGTCCTGCGTCTTTACGGATGGATGATTGGCGGCTACGCGTTCCAGCAGTTCCAGGAGACGTTCAAAGGACAGGCATATCTCGTCTAAGGACTGCTGGCTGACCAGCAGATAGCCTCTGGTCTCGCTCTCCTTCCTCTTCAGAGCACTCTCCAGCTCGGCCATGTCGTTCTGCGCCGATCGCAGACTTATCTCGGCGGCCTCGCGGCGCGCTCGTTCCTCGACGAGCAGAAAATCGGTCCGTTTGGTCTCCTGCAGGAGACGATCGTACTCCTCTCGCGCTTCGATCAATTGCTGGAGAATATTCTGAGTTGTTTCCACATCATTCTGCCGATCCACGTTTTGCACGCTGACGTTCACTTTGCTCGAATCGATGCTTTTCTTCGAGCCTGTTTCCTCGCAGCAATGCACAGTGTCTTCATGTTCCGGTTGATTTTCGATGTCGCGATTCGCGCGATTCATCGTGGACTGTATGCGAGACTGGAGGTCCAGGTGTAAAGATACCTTAGGCGTCGGTCGTACGCTGTCGATCGCCTGCGATCGGTTCACATCGCGTTGCTGAAGCGGCTGAGTGTCGCGAACCGGTGGCGAAGGCGGTCGGATTTTCATTTTCGTCGGTGGAATCGATATCGGAAGCGTTCTTCTCGGAGGAATCGCCTGAGGCGGCCTTCTCGTGTACCTAGTAAAGGCACTTCGCGGTCTCGAAGTTTTCGCAGCGTTCTCATTCACGCTGTCTCTTTGAATACCGGCCGAAGCGGTCCGCTTATCCTTCGGCACTAATCCCAACCACTTGTATTCCGACTTTCCGTCGACGTCGTTTTCCTGCAACCTTCTCATCACCTCTGCTGCGAGCTCGTCATTCAGATTCGCGTTCCTCCTCACGTCGAACACCGCCAGCGTGTTGTTCTGCTCCAACAAATTCAACAGATCTATGCCGATCTGGTCTGTCAAACCGCAGTGCTGAAGATCGAGCGCCTTCATCCACAGACTGTCGCGTATC from Linepithema humile isolate Giens D197 chromosome 2, Lhum_UNIL_v1.0, whole genome shotgun sequence encodes:
- the LOC105667844 gene encoding centrosomal protein of 78 kDa-like, which produces MAIPAGRNFASCYMELCKQQRLRPLPVICVTLPHSLDFTTDRIKMDDWGPILNSLSLDRSLKSISVHSRYQCRKPLEEVNSEDKARAMGKTPVVLTRYLLEWLSQSVGQCARNSASLTHLELEGIPFPPDCIAVLCVGLSGTETLHHLSLRRCYIGDTGCELICRTIADIRSVRSLNLSHCDLTSNSGSVLASALSRQKLALYHDTWKQSLRYREPNFETMPGLRRLTLNDNPHLGNYAAREVIEAIRDSLWMKALDLQHCGLTDQIGIDLLNLLEQNNTLAVFDVRRNANLNDELAAEVMRRLQENDVDGKSEYKWLGLVPKDKRTASAGIQRDSVNENAAKTSRPRSAFTRYTRRPPQAIPPRRTLPISIPPTKMKIRPPSPPVRDTQPLQQRDVNRSQAIDSVRPTPKVSLHLDLQSRIQSTMNRANRDIENQPEHEDTVHCCEETGSKKSIDSSKVNVSVQNVDRQNDVETTQNILQQLIEAREEYDRLLQETKRTDFLLVEERARREAAEISLRSAQNDMAELESALKRKESETRGYLLVSQQSLDEICLSFERLLELLERVAANHPSVKTQDSRQIASADIKQRLVSVIRHTKSENLKRGYKVDIDLPKHVIDSARKLVKSESDVRSAQPIPATHIEKKIGECPDNNEPCKKHYGADKPMSPGDRARAIFASIVSGEALLEFY